In one window of Hyalangium gracile DNA:
- a CDS encoding myxosortase-dependent M36 family metallopeptidase, with product MKRWHLSVTSLVLVLSSTVAGARELPSLDAFASSTVSTPREALRRPSRLLGVHVLHTEPRLGVPTLVWGNPAGVDPRIRSGLKRMGPEQAARAHLSRLAPLYGLAPQVAASTRASVEESLPEQGTALVTFGQDLEGIEVFRHRLTVVLNEQHELIGISGYLSPHVTPESRLGRLRFRLQEREAISLAYADLNGERLEATSLEPVGKAQGPYTSFDFASGERARYSKGMMTPARVKRVIFPLPDRLVPAFYVELHTGEGSGQDSDAYAYVIAADDGRLLFRHNLTASDTFSYRVWADSAGAFVPQDGPQGLGGSPNPTGVPDGYQAPFVSPGLVTLQNAPFSQNDPWLPSGATETLGNNVDAYVDISGADGLDGTDFRASTTSPNSFDRVYDVSLQPGASVEQRMAAVTQLFYVNNFLHDWYYDAGFTEATGNAQTDNYGRGGLGNDSLRAEAQDSSGQNNATMMTPADGARPRLQVFLYTPNTRYGVTVTEPPAIAGEYAAGTATFGPQVFNLTADVILADDGNGTRTDACQALINNVTGKLILIDRVGCNMVIKTKNAQNAGALGVIIAHNSAGPPPTLTGTDASISIPALSVTQADGVLLKNQLASAPVKATLLHEAAPFRDSSVDNTVVAHEWGHFISNRLISNGAGLSNNQGRAMGEGWGDFHALLMMVRAEDAQLPGNDSFQGAYAVGGYVAGGAAPSGAGNNGFYFGLRRYPYSTDFSRNPLTFKHIQNGVPLPAEAPFNPGPAGASNSQIHNSGEVWGTMLWECYAALLRSQPRLTFAQAQERMKRYLVLAYKLTPPLPTFLEARDALLMAAYTGDPVDFKLFSSAFARRGAGLRAVAPDRESSTHAGVVESFATGKDVAFGGAELVEGSGSCDSDGVVDHGETGLLRVSLSNTGADTLTATTAHISSNDPGVVIGNGGLLTFPAIEPLGVGTAELPVSVSSTSTLRTIRFNVTYRDAELAIPGDQTASFEERIHTDETPQSSTTDDVESKQVVWTASRDTTLGNLGPWRRVSETPLASYFHGPDAPAKADIYFTSPPLVVAPTGDFGFTFLHRFSFDSDAFDFYDGGVIELSTDDGQTWTDIGAFASPGYVGTISPSVSNPLSGRDAYSDVSENYPDWTLETVSLGTAYQGRTVRVRFRIGSDNSIGDEGWDIDNVSFTGITNTPFATVVEQPAACENTPPVANAGPDQTVGERTQVTLDGRGSSDPDPNTTLTYAWEQTAGPSVTLVGATSAQPGFTAPEVTAATVLTFQLTVGDGRNSSTDTVNVTVQEVNRAPVANAGQDQTVAERTEVTLDGRGSADPDAGTTLTYAWTQTTGPSVTPRDATTAQAAFTAPEVTVLTVLTFQLTVSDGVDSSTDTVTVSVYPVNRAPMADAGPDRNVVEGTTVTLEGLGMDLDGDVLSPEWTQTAGPAVTLSDPRAFSTTFTAPDVSTTTVLTFLLRVTDPSGDSGEDTVSITVLARQEPAPDGGTGGGDVEAEGGCGCGAGSSSASVVPLLMLGLALLGRRRPSPR from the coding sequence GTGAAGCGATGGCACCTGTCGGTCACCAGCCTCGTGCTGGTGCTCTCGAGCACCGTTGCGGGTGCGCGGGAGCTTCCTTCCCTGGATGCGTTCGCATCGAGCACCGTCTCCACACCTCGCGAGGCGCTTCGTCGCCCCTCACGGCTCCTCGGAGTGCACGTGCTGCACACCGAACCCCGGCTCGGGGTGCCCACCCTCGTGTGGGGGAACCCCGCCGGAGTCGATCCCCGCATCCGGTCCGGCCTGAAGCGGATGGGGCCCGAGCAGGCCGCACGGGCGCACCTGTCCCGGCTCGCTCCGCTCTATGGGCTGGCGCCGCAGGTGGCGGCCTCGACACGAGCCAGCGTGGAGGAGTCTCTCCCCGAGCAGGGCACGGCCCTCGTCACCTTCGGCCAGGACCTGGAGGGCATCGAGGTCTTCCGCCACAGGCTCACGGTGGTGCTGAACGAGCAGCACGAGCTCATCGGCATCTCGGGCTATCTCAGCCCGCATGTGACCCCGGAGTCCCGTCTGGGCAGGCTGCGCTTCCGCCTCCAGGAGCGCGAAGCCATTTCCCTGGCTTACGCGGACTTGAATGGCGAGCGGCTGGAGGCCACGAGCCTCGAGCCGGTGGGCAAGGCTCAGGGCCCCTATACCTCCTTCGACTTCGCGTCCGGTGAGCGCGCCCGGTATTCGAAGGGGATGATGACGCCGGCTCGCGTCAAGCGCGTCATCTTCCCGCTGCCGGATCGGCTGGTGCCGGCTTTCTACGTGGAGCTACACACGGGAGAGGGGAGCGGCCAGGACTCGGACGCCTATGCCTACGTCATCGCCGCGGACGATGGGCGGCTGCTCTTCCGCCACAACCTCACGGCCTCGGACACGTTCTCGTATCGCGTCTGGGCCGATTCGGCGGGGGCGTTCGTTCCCCAGGATGGTCCGCAGGGGCTCGGGGGTTCGCCGAACCCCACGGGCGTGCCGGATGGCTACCAGGCTCCCTTCGTCTCGCCGGGCCTCGTCACCCTTCAGAACGCGCCCTTCAGCCAGAACGATCCCTGGCTGCCCTCCGGCGCCACCGAGACGCTAGGCAACAACGTGGACGCCTACGTGGACATCTCCGGGGCGGACGGGCTGGACGGCACGGACTTCCGAGCCTCGACCACCAGTCCCAACAGCTTCGACCGTGTCTATGACGTCTCGCTGCAGCCGGGAGCCAGCGTGGAGCAGCGGATGGCGGCCGTCACGCAGCTCTTCTACGTGAACAACTTCCTGCACGACTGGTACTACGACGCGGGCTTCACCGAGGCCACGGGCAACGCGCAGACCGACAACTACGGCCGAGGCGGGCTCGGCAACGACAGCCTGCGCGCCGAGGCGCAGGACAGCAGCGGCCAGAACAACGCCACCATGATGACTCCCGCCGACGGGGCCCGGCCGCGGCTGCAGGTGTTCCTCTACACGCCGAACACACGCTACGGCGTCACCGTGACGGAGCCGCCCGCCATCGCGGGCGAGTACGCCGCGGGCACGGCGACCTTCGGTCCCCAGGTCTTCAACCTGACCGCCGACGTCATCCTCGCCGATGACGGCAACGGCACCCGCACCGATGCCTGTCAGGCCCTCATCAACAACGTGACCGGCAAGCTCATCCTGATCGATCGCGTCGGCTGCAACATGGTCATCAAGACGAAGAACGCGCAGAACGCGGGGGCTCTCGGCGTCATCATCGCCCACAATTCGGCGGGGCCTCCTCCCACGCTGACCGGGACGGACGCCTCCATCTCCATCCCCGCGCTCTCGGTGACCCAGGCAGACGGAGTCCTCCTCAAGAACCAGCTCGCCTCCGCGCCAGTGAAGGCGACGCTGCTGCACGAGGCCGCCCCCTTCCGGGACAGCTCCGTGGACAACACGGTGGTCGCGCACGAGTGGGGCCACTTCATCAGCAACCGGCTCATCTCCAACGGCGCTGGCCTGTCCAACAACCAGGGCCGCGCCATGGGCGAGGGCTGGGGAGACTTCCACGCGCTGCTGATGATGGTGCGCGCGGAGGACGCGCAGCTCCCGGGCAACGACAGCTTCCAGGGCGCCTACGCGGTGGGTGGCTACGTCGCCGGGGGCGCGGCTCCCAGCGGCGCGGGCAACAACGGGTTCTACTTCGGCCTGCGGCGCTATCCGTACTCGACGGACTTCAGCCGGAACCCGCTCACGTTCAAGCACATCCAGAATGGCGTGCCGCTCCCGGCGGAGGCCCCCTTCAACCCGGGGCCCGCGGGGGCGTCGAACTCCCAGATCCACAACTCCGGCGAGGTGTGGGGGACGATGCTCTGGGAGTGCTACGCGGCGCTGCTGCGCTCCCAGCCCCGGCTGACCTTCGCGCAGGCCCAGGAGCGGATGAAGCGCTACCTCGTGCTCGCCTACAAGCTCACGCCGCCGCTGCCCACCTTCCTGGAGGCCCGGGATGCTTTGCTCATGGCCGCGTACACGGGCGATCCGGTGGACTTCAAGCTCTTCTCCTCCGCCTTCGCGCGTCGAGGGGCGGGCCTGAGGGCGGTGGCGCCGGACCGCGAGTCCTCGACCCACGCTGGGGTGGTGGAGAGCTTCGCCACCGGCAAGGACGTGGCGTTCGGGGGCGCGGAGCTGGTCGAGGGCTCCGGCTCCTGTGACAGCGACGGAGTGGTGGACCACGGCGAGACGGGCCTGCTGCGAGTGAGCCTGTCGAACACGGGGGCGGACACGCTGACGGCCACGACCGCTCACATCAGCTCGAACGATCCCGGCGTGGTCATCGGCAACGGTGGCCTGCTCACGTTCCCCGCCATCGAGCCTCTCGGGGTGGGCACCGCCGAGCTTCCCGTCTCCGTGAGCAGCACCTCGACGCTTCGGACCATCCGCTTCAACGTCACCTACCGCGACGCGGAGCTGGCCATCCCCGGAGATCAGACGGCGAGCTTCGAGGAGCGCATCCACACGGACGAGACGCCCCAGAGCTCCACGACGGACGACGTGGAGAGCAAGCAGGTGGTGTGGACCGCCTCGCGAGACACCACCCTGGGGAACCTCGGGCCCTGGCGCCGCGTCTCCGAGACGCCGCTCGCCAGCTACTTCCACGGGCCGGACGCGCCCGCGAAGGCGGACATCTACTTCACCTCTCCGCCGCTCGTGGTGGCGCCCACGGGGGACTTCGGCTTCACGTTCCTCCACCGCTTCAGCTTCGACTCGGACGCCTTCGACTTCTACGACGGGGGCGTCATCGAACTCAGCACGGATGACGGGCAGACGTGGACGGACATCGGAGCCTTCGCCTCGCCGGGTTACGTGGGGACGATCTCTCCCTCGGTGAGCAACCCGCTCTCGGGCCGGGATGCCTACAGCGACGTCAGCGAGAACTACCCCGACTGGACGCTGGAGACCGTCAGCCTCGGGACGGCCTACCAGGGAAGGACGGTTCGCGTGCGCTTCCGGATCGGCTCGGACAACAGCATCGGCGATGAGGGCTGGGACATCGATAACGTGAGCTTCACGGGCATCACCAACACGCCCTTCGCCACGGTGGTCGAGCAGCCCGCCGCTTGCGAGAACACCCCACCCGTGGCCAACGCGGGGCCGGACCAGACGGTGGGGGAGCGGACGCAGGTGACGCTGGATGGACGAGGCTCCTCGGATCCAGACCCGAACACCACGCTGACCTACGCGTGGGAGCAGACGGCGGGCCCCTCGGTGACGCTGGTTGGCGCCACCTCGGCGCAGCCTGGGTTCACCGCGCCGGAGGTGACCGCGGCCACCGTGCTCACCTTCCAGCTCACGGTGGGCGACGGGAGGAACTCCAGCACGGACACCGTGAACGTCACCGTGCAGGAGGTGAACCGCGCACCCGTGGCCAACGCGGGCCAGGATCAGACGGTGGCGGAGCGGACGGAGGTGACGCTGGATGGACGGGGCTCCGCCGATCCGGACGCCGGCACCACGCTGACGTACGCCTGGACGCAGACAACGGGGCCCTCCGTGACGCCGAGGGATGCAACCACGGCTCAGGCTGCCTTCACCGCACCCGAAGTGACCGTGCTCACGGTGCTCACCTTCCAGCTCACGGTAAGCGATGGGGTGGACTCGAGCACGGACACCGTGACTGTCTCCGTGTACCCCGTGAATCGGGCGCCGATGGCGGACGCGGGGCCCGATCGCAATGTCGTCGAGGGCACCACGGTGACCCTGGAAGGCCTCGGGATGGATCTCGACGGCGATGTGCTCAGCCCCGAGTGGACCCAGACCGCGGGCCCGGCCGTGACGCTGAGCGATCCCCGTGCGTTCTCCACCACCTTCACGGCTCCGGACGTGAGCACGACG
- the mtnC gene encoding acireductone synthase: MVRAIVTDIEGTTSSLSFVKDVLFPYSARHMAAFVRAQGHRPEVRQLLDEARKLAGGALDDEQLVGTLLRWIETDQKLAPLKGLQGLIWEQGYREGAFQGHVYEDAARRLREWHGQGLRLYVYSSGSEHAQRLIFGHTPFGDLTPLFSGYFDTRVGGKKESSAYAAIIRELGLPADDVLFLSDVREELDAARTAGMRTWCLIRGEGPRVDPGTHPVARSFDEVRP; encoded by the coding sequence ATGGTTCGAGCCATCGTCACGGACATCGAGGGCACCACCTCGAGCCTGTCCTTCGTGAAGGACGTGCTGTTTCCCTACTCCGCGCGCCACATGGCTGCGTTCGTGCGCGCCCAGGGCCACAGGCCCGAGGTGCGCCAGCTGCTCGATGAGGCGCGCAAGCTGGCGGGCGGAGCGCTGGACGACGAGCAGCTCGTGGGCACGCTGCTGAGGTGGATCGAGACGGACCAGAAGCTCGCTCCGCTCAAGGGCCTGCAGGGGCTCATCTGGGAGCAGGGCTACCGCGAGGGTGCCTTCCAGGGACACGTCTACGAGGATGCCGCGCGCCGGCTGCGCGAGTGGCACGGACAGGGGCTCCGGCTCTACGTCTACTCCTCGGGCTCGGAGCACGCCCAGCGGCTCATCTTCGGGCATACGCCCTTTGGCGACCTCACGCCGCTGTTCAGCGGCTACTTCGACACCCGCGTCGGCGGCAAGAAGGAGTCCTCCGCCTACGCCGCAATCATCCGGGAACTGGGCCTGCCGGCGGACGATGTCCTCTTCCTCTCGGACGTGCGGGAGGAGCTGGACGCGGCCCGCACCGCGGGAATGCGGACGTGGTGCCTCATCCGAGGCGAAGGTCCCCGAGTGGATCCGGGGACCCACCCCGTGGCTCGGAGCTTCGACGAGGTCCGCCCGTAG
- a CDS encoding Wall-associated protein precursor: MRDPLTAANRCMVSPARIAEVLASVKTVYGATQSRAEALEEQAQEAEDAKLAEAAEAGGEAAPEPPDCQGQNHHVISRPIAEVLKDHPTLSGLYEPRDERFVARAKDQESHCGYQKWHREVDLEVMKWLRRERRATPEEFMAKLREIYSRKDMRKRFPNGFGPAT, translated from the coding sequence TTGAGAGATCCGCTGACGGCGGCGAACCGCTGCATGGTCAGCCCCGCAAGGATCGCCGAAGTCCTCGCCAGCGTGAAGACGGTCTACGGGGCGACGCAATCCCGGGCTGAGGCGCTCGAGGAGCAGGCCCAGGAGGCGGAGGACGCGAAACTCGCCGAAGCCGCCGAAGCCGGAGGAGAAGCCGCCCCCGAGCCTCCTGATTGCCAGGGCCAGAATCATCACGTCATCTCTCGCCCCATCGCCGAGGTGCTGAAGGATCATCCAACCCTCAGCGGCCTGTATGAGCCGAGAGACGAGCGTTTCGTGGCCAGGGCCAAGGACCAGGAATCACACTGTGGCTACCAGAAATGGCACCGCGAGGTGGATCTGGAGGTCATGAAGTGGCTGCGGCGTGAGCGCAGAGCAACGCCTGAGGAGTTCATGGCGAAGCTGCGCGAGATCTACAGCCGCAAGGATATGCGCAAGAGGTTTCCCAATGGCTTCGGACCTGCCACCTGA
- a CDS encoding 1,2-dihydroxy-3-keto-5-methylthiopentene dioxygenase, translating to MSELKVYADHEPGNARVYTDFAFIQRELGSVGIRFERWEANQPLQPGASQEEILAAYRDSVDRLMKEQGFRSVDVIKMVPDHPQKVELRNKFLSEHTHSEDEVRFFVEGQGLFNIHKQGRVYAVLCEKGDLIGVPDGTPHWFDMGPQPRFIAIRLFTNTEGWVAHFTGNDIATRFPSLAA from the coding sequence ATGAGCGAGCTGAAGGTCTACGCGGACCACGAGCCCGGTAACGCGCGGGTCTACACGGACTTCGCCTTCATCCAGCGAGAGCTGGGGTCGGTGGGGATTCGCTTCGAGCGGTGGGAGGCGAACCAGCCGCTTCAGCCGGGAGCGAGCCAGGAGGAGATCCTGGCGGCCTATCGGGACTCGGTGGATCGGCTGATGAAGGAGCAGGGGTTCCGGTCGGTGGACGTGATCAAGATGGTGCCGGATCACCCGCAGAAGGTGGAGCTGCGCAACAAGTTCCTGAGCGAGCACACGCACAGCGAGGACGAGGTGCGGTTCTTCGTGGAGGGGCAGGGGCTGTTCAACATCCACAAGCAGGGGCGGGTGTACGCGGTGCTGTGCGAGAAGGGGGACTTGATCGGAGTGCCGGACGGGACGCCGCACTGGTTCGACATGGGGCCGCAGCCGCGCTTCATCGCGATCCGGCTCTTCACGAACACGGAGGGGTGGGTGGCGCACTTCACGGGCAACGACATCGCCACGCGCTTCCCGTCCCTGGCGGCCTGA
- a CDS encoding methylthioribulose 1-phosphate dehydratase, which translates to MHPEDSFDGKAEELIRAGRFFFERGWVPATAGNFSARLDERHVLITVSGRHKGELRAEDFLVVDLDGRVRSEGRRPSAELPLHLQLYRRDAGLGAVLHTHSMSATLLSRLHRDEVVLEGYEVLKALPGIQTHEARVAVPVFENDQDVARLAARVEECMAARAGLPGYLIAGHGLYTWGRSVAEASRHVEALEFLFACEWEMRRLGR; encoded by the coding sequence GTGCACCCCGAGGACTCTTTCGACGGCAAGGCCGAGGAGCTGATTCGCGCCGGGCGCTTCTTCTTCGAGCGCGGCTGGGTGCCAGCGACCGCCGGGAACTTCTCCGCGCGGTTGGATGAGCGCCACGTGCTCATCACGGTCTCGGGCCGCCACAAGGGCGAGCTGCGGGCCGAGGACTTCCTGGTGGTGGACCTGGACGGGCGGGTGCGCTCGGAGGGCAGGAGGCCGTCGGCGGAGCTGCCGCTGCACCTGCAGCTCTACCGGAGGGACGCGGGGCTGGGGGCGGTGCTGCACACCCACTCGATGAGCGCGACGCTGCTGTCGCGCCTGCATCGGGACGAGGTGGTGCTGGAGGGCTACGAGGTGCTCAAGGCACTGCCGGGGATCCAGACGCACGAGGCGCGGGTGGCGGTGCCTGTGTTCGAGAATGATCAGGACGTGGCGCGGCTGGCGGCGCGGGTGGAGGAGTGCATGGCGGCGCGGGCGGGGCTGCCCGGTTATCTGATCGCGGGCCATGGCCTGTACACCTGGGGGCGGAGCGTGGCGGAGGCGAGCCGGCACGTGGAGGCCCTCGAGTTCCTGTTTGCGTGCGAATGGGAGATGAGGAGATTGGGACGATGA
- the pcnB gene encoding polynucleotide adenylyltransferase PcnB: MTRDSTETPPAGGPPEPAPDDAREVASSEARPVPEAASEATPMTAEMELQADPLDLPLPTEPPEPRAETVEPPPPEVVAAEPVTPEPELVAPTLTRSGEPAEIDPRELDPDALKVVLRLHSHGHQAYLVGGCVRDLLLKRKPKDFDVATSAHPGEVRATFRNCRLIGRRFRLAHVYFKGGKIIEVSTFRANPLEMMEPAGEEEAAGENGNGNGNGDEDLLITHDNVFGTAEQDARRRDFTINGLFYDVTEGRVIDYVRGRRDLDEQYIRTIGDPEIRMREDPVRILRAVRFASKLGFDIESRTYAAMEGAVEDLPRCAPARLLEETFRLIRGGVAAPSLKLLSALDALKILLPPVDAYLRQGGKEAERTFYSFAEALDRRVASGEPLDDAILLATLLVPISRATPPPAEPVEPGARPSVAQSIEDLLAGFVQTARLPRRIAERCRLLLLAQRTLTGERRRRSASFRRHPLFNEAMTVFEISVEATGEFRESLEAWKSGELPPVRTEGAATEGDGGRKKRRRRRRRGGRSAGAPGAAGAPGAEPVAASSDEAGAEADSGSDSDSDSDSDSDGPEED; this comes from the coding sequence ATGACGCGAGATTCCACAGAAACGCCGCCCGCGGGCGGACCGCCAGAACCTGCGCCCGATGACGCGCGCGAGGTTGCCTCGTCCGAGGCTCGGCCGGTCCCCGAGGCTGCGAGCGAGGCAACACCGATGACCGCAGAGATGGAGCTGCAGGCGGATCCGCTGGATCTGCCGCTGCCGACAGAACCCCCCGAACCCCGAGCAGAGACCGTGGAGCCGCCGCCCCCCGAGGTGGTCGCCGCGGAGCCCGTCACCCCCGAGCCCGAGCTGGTCGCACCGACGCTGACGCGCTCCGGAGAGCCCGCGGAGATCGATCCCCGGGAGCTGGATCCGGATGCCCTCAAGGTCGTCCTGAGGCTGCACTCGCATGGGCACCAGGCGTACCTGGTGGGCGGGTGCGTGCGGGACTTGCTGCTCAAGCGCAAGCCCAAGGACTTCGACGTGGCCACCAGCGCGCATCCGGGCGAGGTGCGCGCCACCTTCCGCAACTGCCGGCTCATCGGCCGCCGGTTCCGGCTGGCGCACGTGTACTTCAAGGGTGGGAAGATCATCGAGGTCTCCACCTTCCGCGCCAACCCGCTGGAGATGATGGAGCCCGCCGGCGAGGAGGAGGCGGCGGGCGAGAACGGCAACGGCAACGGCAACGGGGATGAGGATCTGCTCATCACCCACGACAACGTGTTCGGCACGGCCGAGCAGGATGCGCGTCGCCGGGACTTCACCATCAACGGCCTGTTCTACGACGTCACCGAGGGCCGGGTGATCGACTACGTCCGGGGCCGGAGGGATCTGGACGAGCAGTACATCCGGACCATCGGCGATCCGGAGATCCGGATGCGCGAGGATCCGGTGCGCATCCTCCGGGCGGTGCGCTTCGCGAGCAAGCTGGGCTTCGACATCGAGTCGCGCACGTACGCGGCGATGGAGGGCGCGGTGGAGGACCTGCCGCGCTGCGCGCCCGCGCGCCTGCTGGAGGAGACGTTCCGGCTCATCCGCGGTGGGGTGGCGGCGCCGAGCCTCAAGCTGCTCTCCGCGCTGGACGCGCTCAAGATCCTGCTGCCGCCGGTGGATGCGTACCTGCGGCAGGGCGGCAAGGAGGCGGAGCGCACGTTCTACTCCTTCGCCGAGGCGCTGGATCGGCGCGTGGCGTCGGGCGAGCCGCTGGATGACGCCATCCTGCTGGCGACGCTGCTGGTGCCGATCAGCCGGGCGACGCCGCCTCCCGCGGAGCCGGTGGAGCCGGGCGCACGGCCGTCGGTGGCGCAGTCCATCGAGGATCTGCTCGCGGGGTTCGTGCAGACGGCGCGGCTGCCGCGGCGGATCGCCGAGCGGTGCCGGCTGCTGCTGCTGGCGCAGCGCACGCTCACGGGCGAGCGGCGTCGGCGCAGCGCGTCCTTCCGCCGGCATCCGCTCTTCAACGAGGCGATGACGGTGTTCGAGATCTCCGTGGAGGCCACGGGGGAGTTCCGCGAGTCGCTGGAGGCGTGGAAGAGCGGGGAGCTGCCGCCGGTCCGCACCGAGGGCGCGGCCACGGAGGGAGACGGGGGGCGCAAGAAGCGCCGTCGTCGTCGCCGCCGGGGTGGGCGTTCCGCGGGAGCGCCGGGAGCCGCTGGCGCGCCGGGAGCGGAGCCAGTCGCGGCCTCGAGTGACGAGGCCGGGGCCGAGGCGGACAGTGGCTCGGACTCGGACTCGGACTCGGACTCGGATTCGGACGGGCCGGAAGAGGACTGA